DNA from Nitrospira sp.:
GATCCACACCGGCGGGGCCGACATCCTCCAGCGCGTTTTGCCATCCGTCATCGACACTGCCGGTGATTGAGCCGTCATCGGCTGGCGGAACGTCCAGCACCACGGGGCCGGCCTTCGTGTCGTAGAACGGCATGAAATAGATCGTGTCGGGATTGGGCGTGAGGGTCTGGTTTTTCCAGTCGAGCGGGCGCGACCAGTAGGCAATTTGATTGGGTCCGCCCTTGATACCCACGAATGCCTGATACATCAGATCGAAATTGACCGCCGGCATGCCCCAGATGACGGCCTCGACAGCGCGTCTCTCGACCGTGCGACGCGAGAGGTCCTCAGCGGAGAAGTCCTGCGCCAGGACGGAATCGCCGAGCGCGATGAACCCAAACGCGCAGACGATGGCACTAGAAACGAGTTTGTTTCTCATGTTGTATCCCTTTCGCGCGGAAGAGTTTTCTACCTACACCTCGATATGAGCACCTCTTCGATTCGGCCCGGCGCTTGGACGCTGACAATAGCACGCTCCATCGTAAGAGAGAGGGATCGGCTAAGGCTGTCCGATCACAACGAGAAGGTCGGTGATTCACTCGGGGTTGAGCGGTGCGAGGATCGGTGCACGCTCGGCAGTTGCCTTGCCGCCGCTAATGACTTGTTTGCGCACCCAACGCAACGACCGTGCAAAGCTCTCGCTGGAAAAGTTCGTCGTCGAAATCTGTGCAGACCCGAACCGCCTTGCCAGCAATGCCTCGGTTCCCTCCTTGTAATGATCATCCTGTGCAAGGATGGCGGCCTGTTCGGCTCGCGCCGGCGGCTCACCATGCCTGGACCGGTCAAGCCACTCATATAAAAACTGGACAGTCCCCACCTCATCACCGTGAGCGACGGCAGCTTCAAGCAACGCGAACGCAACCGCCTCCGAGGCCTCGTATCGACGGCGCTGCTCAGCTCGTCGAGACGCCAGTGCGTTCCCGTACCGACGGAACTTTGGCCAGAGCAACCAAATGGCAATGGTACCAGCCAGAGCTCCGACTCCCCCTATCGCCCAACGCCACATATCTTCGACGCGGGATCGAGGCAATGCCGATTCATCTATTTCAGCCGGCAGCGCAATCTCCGGCCGGGAATCGGGATTGGGCGCGGCATCAAACGCGACCGATGCGACGGTATGTTCGCGAAGTTTACCGAGCCGAAGATCCCACCACTGCACCGTGACAGCCGGCAGCTCGTAATGCCCAGGCTTCTGGACCACATAGGTGGCAGAGTCGATTCGACGACCGCCGATAAAGCCTTCCCGGTCTCGCGAAATATTCTCCACTTTTGGTGCATTCGGATAGACGGCAAGACCCTCAACTTCGGCAAAATGAATCGGCGGTAAGAACATCGCCTGCGTTCCTTTCGCTGTCGATGTGATGGTGCGGGTAAACGCATCTCCGACATGCAATCCGATCGGCTTATGGTCGAACCGCTGGACCATGTCCAGACGACTGGTCGAGAGGAAGACCGCGACCCCTTCCGCTCCTGCCGGAACCCGTGCTGTGAACTTTCGCGCAGGAGACCAGACCTTCACCGGACCGGGAGCCATTCCTGGATGCAGTACGATCTGAAGGCGCGGGATCGCAAATTCGTGCGGCTCCATCGGGGTGACGATATAGGTCTGCGTCAGCCCGAACCACGTGACTCCATTGATCTGCTCCGTAAGGTGGGGAGCCTGTTCATCCGACCGGATCACCAGCGCGCCGGGCAGGTCGAAGATAGGAAACTCGGGCGCACTCGTGAACCAGGTGGTGACCAACACATCGACGACCAGCTTCACCGGTTGTCCGACGACCACCAGGCCTGCCGGCTCAAGATGCGCTCGCACCATTGAGCGGGCTCCCTCCTCAGCCATCGCATGGCCGGCCACCAAACAGAACAACAGTGTCGCTAGTGTTTTCATCACAGCCTGTCTTGTGGACGCTTCAACTCCTCAGCCTGCACGCGGAATTTCTCTCGTAGAAAATCCGCCGGCGAGACTTTGAGATTACGCATCCACAGCTCCGCCATTTGCTCGGGCTTGACCTTCACCTGTGGCACGGCTCCATACTTGCCACGTTTGCCTTTCTTGTCGAACTTGATGTCATCGGGATCGAGATTCGGATCCGCTTCCCCTTGATCATCGTGTGACTTCTTGGGAATGAGCGACGCAACAAGCGTGCGATTCTGGATCGCCTCTCGGAACGCCGGACGTCCCTTGAGTGCATGGTCATAGGCTCCCACGGCGGCCGGAAATTCCTTCATGCGAGCGTAACAATTGCCCATGAGAAAGAACGCCTCCGGCGTATCGAGGCGCGCAAACTGCGTCAGCGCCGTCGCATAGTCGCCGCTTCGATAGTAGGCCAGCCCCTTCCACATCGGATCGTTGAATCGCTCCGCGGCCGTGGAGTAATCGCCTTGGTCGAAGTACCAACGACCCTGTTGGTCGAGAGTCAAGAACCAACTCTCGACAAGCTCCAAAATCCAAGCACCAAATTCCAAACCTCTGTTTGAGATTTGTGATTTGTGATTTGGGATTTCATTCGCATGATTTGGGATTTCATTCAAATTTGGTGCTTCGGATTTGGTGCTTGATGCTTCCTGTGCATTGGCATACCCTGGACCTGTCACTCCCATTAATATTGCCAGTGCGATGACTCCCATCCATCGGACGGTCCATCCTCGCCGGAACCAGAGTGCAGCCAGCAGGACCAGAGGAAAGGTGCCGTAGTAGCCGAACTCCTTCCACCGAACCTCCGCGGTGCGCTCGTTGACGACTTGCAGATAGTGCAGGGCCTTGCGCTGGACCCATTCGACATCGGCTTCGTCCAATGTCACGCTCATCACCGGCATGTCCGCCTCGGAACTCATTCGTGTGAAGGTCTCGCGGTCGAAACGCGCCTGCACCGGCACTCCACGAGCATCGAGGGCGACCCTTCCGTTCTGGCTTCGAATGGGTCCGCCTTGGGATGTCCCCACAGCGAGTGCGAGTATTTGATCCCGCGATTTCCGTTGATGCTCGGAAAGTAACGGGATCTGTGCATCGTCGAATGCATCTGTGATGAAGAGCACCGTTCCGGCAGCCGATTCCTTTTCCAGGAGACGGTCGGCCAGGGCCAACGCTGCCACAGCATTTCTTCCCGCTACCGGCATCAGATCCGTTTCGAGTGCGGCAAGGAAAATCTCCAGGAGCGCGGGATCTTCGGTCGGAGGCAGCACGAGATGCGCCGTCCCCGCATAGACGACCAGTCCCGTCCGTGATCCGGATCGCAGTGCGGCAAGATCACGCACCTTTTGCTTTGCCCGTTCAAGCCTCGTCGGCGGGACATCGACGGCATCCATCGTGCGCGAGAGGTCGATTGCCACGACCATCGGAGCCTTGTCCTCGGTGAATGGCGGCGGTTCTCTCTCCCAAACAGGCCCGGCTGCCGCGATGCCTGCAAGGATGACCGCCACGGTGATCATATGCATCGGGCGCAACCGAAACCCCTGCTTAGCTCCAATAATGAGATGATCGAGCAGATGCGGCGCGATGATGCCGGCCCATTGTCGGCGCTGGTCTGTATGCCTCTGCCAGATCCAGACAAGCCACAAGGCAGCCGGGATACAGAGCAGCCACAAGGGACGCAGAAAATGGAAAGTGTCAAATCTCAAATCACAACTTCCAAATCACAAGGTCGATTTCAACGCGATCGAGGACAATATCCTGGTTAGTTCTTCAGCCTCGCGAATCAGATCATTCAGTTCGTCTATTCGTTCGAACTCGTTCGTATCACGGATGAGTCGCAGCCAATAGGCGCTTTCTTTGGCTTCCTTCCGGCTGATCCGGATTCTCATCAAGAAATCCTTCCGGCTCAGCGCTTCGTTCGCTTCTCTGTAGTTGGCTCCGACGGAACCGGATGCCCTTATGAGCTGTTTACTGTCTTCAATGATCCAAATGTTCCTAGGCAAAGTCTTGACGAATATCCTCACAGCCTTCGCGAACTGGAACGTTCTCTCTTCCAGATCGTAGACCGGTTTTTCATCATATCCGAACTTGTTTTTTGTGATTTGAGATTTTCATCCACGTTGGAACTTGGTGCTTGTGATTTGGAATTTGCCCCCATGTCAAAAACATCATCACCAGATGGTAGCCAAGCAGCAATGCGATTGCGGCCCCCAATGGATAGTAGAAGAGCGCTCTTTTGGGCCTGTAGATGGAACGGGTCACCTTTTCCGGAGTAGTGTCGTCGATGGTGCGGTAAATCCCCTCCAGACCATGCCGGTCTTCTCCTCGGAATGAACGACCGCCTGTTGCCGCAGCGATACTCCTGAGCGCGTTGAGATCAACCCGCTGTTCACCTTGGGCTCGCGGGTCGCCGATGCCGATCGTGTGGATGGTGATGCCTCGCTGCTTGGCAATTTCCGCCGCCTTGTGTGGCGGCAGATTGCTGGCGGTGTCGTTCCCGTCTGTGAGGAGTACCAGCAGCCGTTCTTTCGATTTGGAATGCTCCGTCATTTTGATCGCGACACCGATCGCGTCGCCGATGCTGGTCTGGGGTCCGGCCATGCCGATCCTGACTTCGTTCAGCAACAACCGCACGCTTTCGTGGTCCATGGTGAGCGGCGCCTGCGGGAATGCCGCCTGGCCGAACACGATCAATCCGATCCGATCGCCTTTCCTCCGGCGGATGAAATCGTCGACGACCTGCTTGACCGCCCTCAGCCGATCCACGCGGCGCCCGCCCGCATCGACAAAGTCACGCGCTTCCATCGATTGGGAGAGATCAATGGCCAACATCAGATCCCGCGCCGATTCAATTCGTTCGAGAGGCGGCTCGATCCACTGCGGGTCAGCCGCAGCTGTGACGATGAGCCCCCAGGCGATCGGAGCAAGAATTTTCTGCGCCCAGTTTGACTGGATGACGACTGCGCCGGGCGCCGGCTTGAGTCCCGCCGCCTGCGCAGCCTCTTCGAAAAACGGAATACGGACGGCGTGACTGACTTCACGATAGGGCGGTAACAACCGCCACACGAGCAACGGCAGCGGGAGCGCGGCAAAGGCCCATGGGACATCAAACGCGAGCATGGTGATGGGTGATCCAGCGCCGCACCAGGGAGAGGAGATCCGTCACCTCAGAGATCGGAATCAGGGCCAGATCCGCCGGTGCGCCGTAAGCCAATCGCGGAAGCAGCCGACCGGGACCCCGTGCGAAGCCACCGGGTGGGTAGGTCCGGTCCAGAAAGACGAGCCATTCGTTGTTTGAGAGACCGGCGATCTCCGGTCGCGGTAGAAATGAAAGCGCCGTCTGTTTCACGAGTGGCGGGATGGCCGCAAGCGCATCGCCTCGCCTGGCTGGATCAGCGAGCAACGCCTCCAACGTCCGCAATTGGGCGGCGGCGGCCCGGCGATACCGGTTGCTGGCCCACCATCGACGCCACCGCCATGCGCCATAAGAGATCGCCGTCACGAGAAACAGGCCGAGAAACACCCACCCGACCGTCTGGGGTGTGTAAGGAACCGGGGGAGGAAGGGAGATTTCCAGAAGACCAGATAAGGCCTGTTCAGTCGTCCTCATCGGCTAATTCCCAACAGGATGTTGAAAAATGCCTTCAGCTTTGTTCTCGCGGCGCTCAGAAGCTCGACGTACAGAAAAGAGTACGCCTCGCCTCCTCGCTAGCTGCGGCCTTGCTGGAAGACCTTTTTGAACATCCTGTGTGCTGTTCTCCCAGTTTTAAGGCCGCGTACGGTGGCCGAGCAGGTGCCGCACCTGATTGACGACATCGTCCGCCGTGTTGACCATCATGAGCGGCACGCCGCTGCGACGAAGCAATTCTGCAACCTGACGCAGCCGGCCGGTCGAAAAGGTTTCGATCGGTTCCCGGACTGTTCTCTCGCCAAGGTTCAACTCGATCTGAAGCCGGCCTTCAGTCACCACGATTCGTCCACCCTGATGTCCCGTTTGGGCCAGCGGATCGAAAACCAGCGCCGCAATGACATCATTGTGAGCGGCAAGCTGCCGCAGCAACTGTTGCGTCCGCTCGCCCGCGCCCGCAAAGTCGCTCGCGATCATGATCAAATGATCGTGGCCGGCAAGCGCGAGAGCTTCTTCGAGGGCCCGGTCGAGCTGGGCCTGGTTCGGCTGCACGGAACTGTCGGCGTGAAGCGATTGATTCATGACGACCACAGCGGCGAAGATCGCTTCTATCCGACTGCGGCTGCGGTGTGGACGGAATCTATGAATTTCGTCGTCGTTAAAGACGATCCCACCGACCCGATCGCCGGCGCGGAAGACCATCCAGGCGCCCAGTGCGGTCAGGTGAGCCGCTGTTACCGATTTCAATGCGCGCCGCGACCCAAAGAACATCGACAGTCGTTGATCGACGATGAACAGGGCCGGTCGATCTCGCTCTTCGCTGTAGGCCCGCACGTGCGGCGTGCCCAATCGCATGGTCACTTTCCAATCGATCGTGCGAATGTCGTCGCCGGGGAAATAGTCGCGGATCTCCTCGAAATTGAGCCCACGGCCGCGCACTCTGAATGCATGACGTCCGGCAAGGACGCTCCCGCTCCGCCGTCGAGGCAACAACGACAGACCGGCGGCCTTGAACTCGAACGCCATCAGCTCGTGGAGCGACACATAGACGCCGGGAACAGATCGTCCTTCCATGATTCAAACTTTGTGCTAGGCCGGTACCGCGACAGCTTCGACTAATTTGTCGATCGCCTGGTCTGTGCTGATACCGTCCGCATTCGCGTCGTACGAGAGAATCAGCCGATGACGCCATGCACCATCGCCCGCACGTCTTCGGGCGTGACATGGCTGCGGCCCTCAAGCCAGGCGTTGGTGCTGGCGGCATCCTCCAAGCCGATGCCCTATTACTTACCCAATCGATTACTGCCCCATATTCTGTTTCATCTTTTCCACAATCTGATCGATACTGAACGACGCGGCACGCTGTCGGGGCGGAAAATCCTTGAATGTCGCCAAGAACCTTGCTGTCTCGCTCTGCGCGGCAAAAATAAGATACGGCTGAGAAAGGAACCAGTCGTAGTACGTGTTGGACGTGATATCAGCACGCTCATAGGGATCCGCATGCAGATCGAACAGTTTCGGGACGCGCAGAGGTGTGAAAGGCTCGGCCCATACCCGCATCGTCCCCGGAGCACGCTGTTCTTCGAATACCACTTTCCAATTTTCATAGCGCATGGCGACGAGGTCGCCGTCATCGTTGAAGTAGAAGAATTCCTTCCTCGGACTCGTCTCCTCTTTGCCCGTGAGGTAACCCAGCAGATTGTAGCCGTCGAGATGAACTTTGAAGGTTGTGTTCCCTACTTTATGACCCTTGAGCAGTTTGTCTTTGATATCTACCTCTCCGACGACCGCCATTAACGTCGGCAGCCAATCCAGCCCGCTCACGATTGCATTGGAAACCGATCCAGGCTTGATGTGTCCCGGCCAGCGAATCATGGCCGGGACTCGGAACGCGCCTTCCCAGTTGGTGTTCTTCTCGCTCCGGAACGGCGTCATCGCAGCATCGGGCCATGAATTCATATGTGGTCCATTGTCGGTCGTGTAAATCACGATCGTACTGTCCGCGATCCCGAGTTGATCCAGCTTCTTGAGCAGCAATCCAATATGCCCGTCGTGTTCGACCATGCCGTCGGCGTATTCCGTGAGCGCCGTGAGCCCAGGTGGACTACGACGGTCTTCTCGTACATGGGTACGGAAGTGCATGCGTGTACTGTTGAACCAGCAGAAAAACGGCTTGCCGGCTTTATGCTGCCGTTCGATGAAGTCGATGGCCGCCGCGGAGGTTTCATCGTCGATGGACTCCATGCGTTTTTTGGTCAAGGGACCGGTATCTTCGATCTTGCCGTCCGCGAACGATCTGATCACCCCCCGGGGACCAAAGGCCTTTCTAAACCGGGGATCGCGAGGATATGTCCGCTGTTCCGGCTCTTCTTCGGCATTGAGGTGATACAGATTGCCGAAGAACTCGTCGAATCCGTGCGCCGTCGGTAAGAATTCATCTTTGTCACCCAGGTGATTTTTTCCGAACTGTCCTGTGGCATATCCATGGGGTTTGATCAGCTCAGCAATGGTCGCGTCTTCCTTCTGAAGCCCGACAGGAGCGGCTGGGACCCCGACCTTGCTCAATCCGGTTCGTAACGTCACCTGTCCGGTTATGAATGTCGAGCG
Protein-coding regions in this window:
- a CDS encoding VWA domain-containing protein, with the protein product MRFDTFHFLRPLWLLCIPAALWLVWIWQRHTDQRRQWAGIIAPHLLDHLIIGAKQGFRLRPMHMITVAVILAGIAAAGPVWEREPPPFTEDKAPMVVAIDLSRTMDAVDVPPTRLERAKQKVRDLAALRSGSRTGLVVYAGTAHLVLPPTEDPALLEIFLAALETDLMPVAGRNAVAALALADRLLEKESAAGTVLFITDAFDDAQIPLLSEHQRKSRDQILALAVGTSQGGPIRSQNGRVALDARGVPVQARFDRETFTRMSSEADMPVMSVTLDEADVEWVQRKALHYLQVVNERTAEVRWKEFGYYGTFPLVLLAALWFRRGWTVRWMGVIALAILMGVTGPGYANAQEASSTKSEAPNLNEIPNHANEIPNHKSQISNRGLEFGAWILELVESWFLTLDQQGRWYFDQGDYSTAAERFNDPMWKGLAYYRSGDYATALTQFARLDTPEAFFLMGNCYARMKEFPAAVGAYDHALKGRPAFREAIQNRTLVASLIPKKSHDDQGEADPNLDPDDIKFDKKGKRGKYGAVPQVKVKPEQMAELWMRNLKVSPADFLREKFRVQAEELKRPQDRL
- a CDS encoding DUF1254 domain-containing protein; amino-acid sequence: MRNKLVSSAIVCAFGFIALGDSVLAQDFSAEDLSRRTVERRAVEAVIWGMPAVNFDLMYQAFVGIKGGPNQIAYWSRPLDWKNQTLTPNPDTIYFMPFYDTKAGPVVLDVPPADDGSITGSVDDGWQNALEDVGPAGVDQGKGGKYLILPPDYKEKIPDGYIPLQSDTYQGYAILRSNLKSGSDADSAPSTWVQGNSI
- a CDS encoding DUF4381 domain-containing protein; this encodes MRTTEQALSGLLEISLPPPVPYTPQTVGWVFLGLFLVTAISYGAWRWRRWWASNRYRRAAAAQLRTLEALLADPARRGDALAAIPPLVKQTALSFLPRPEIAGLSNNEWLVFLDRTYPPGGFARGPGRLLPRLAYGAPADLALIPISEVTDLLSLVRRWITHHHARV
- a CDS encoding four helix bundle protein, yielding MEERTFQFAKAVRIFVKTLPRNIWIIEDSKQLIRASGSVGANYREANEALSRKDFLMRIRISRKEAKESAYWLRLIRDTNEFERIDELNDLIREAEELTRILSSIALKSTL
- a CDS encoding arylsulfatase, which produces MSFCLRSCAILLVGLAVLAASPAQADQKKPNILVIFGDDIGQSNISAYTHGLMGYKTPHIDRIAKEGMMFTDYYAEQSCTAGRSTFITGQVTLRTGLSKVGVPAAPVGLQKEDATIAELIKPHGYATGQFGKNHLGDKDEFLPTAHGFDEFFGNLYHLNAEEEPEQRTYPRDPRFRKAFGPRGVIRSFADGKIEDTGPLTKKRMESIDDETSAAAIDFIERQHKAGKPFFCWFNSTRMHFRTHVREDRRSPPGLTALTEYADGMVEHDGHIGLLLKKLDQLGIADSTIVIYTTDNGPHMNSWPDAAMTPFRSEKNTNWEGAFRVPAMIRWPGHIKPGSVSNAIVSGLDWLPTLMAVVGEVDIKDKLLKGHKVGNTTFKVHLDGYNLLGYLTGKEETSPRKEFFYFNDDGDLVAMRYENWKVVFEEQRAPGTMRVWAEPFTPLRVPKLFDLHADPYERADITSNTYYDWFLSQPYLIFAAQSETARFLATFKDFPPRQRAASFSIDQIVEKMKQNMGQ
- a CDS encoding DUF58 domain-containing protein, giving the protein MEGRSVPGVYVSLHELMAFEFKAAGLSLLPRRRSGSVLAGRHAFRVRGRGLNFEEIRDYFPGDDIRTIDWKVTMRLGTPHVRAYSEERDRPALFIVDQRLSMFFGSRRALKSVTAAHLTALGAWMVFRAGDRVGGIVFNDDEIHRFRPHRSRSRIEAIFAAVVVMNQSLHADSSVQPNQAQLDRALEEALALAGHDHLIMIASDFAGAGERTQQLLRQLAAHNDVIAALVFDPLAQTGHQGGRIVVTEGRLQIELNLGERTVREPIETFSTGRLRQVAELLRRSGVPLMMVNTADDVVNQVRHLLGHRTRP
- a CDS encoding VWA domain-containing protein: MLAFDVPWAFAALPLPLLVWRLLPPYREVSHAVRIPFFEEAAQAAGLKPAPGAVVIQSNWAQKILAPIAWGLIVTAAADPQWIEPPLERIESARDLMLAIDLSQSMEARDFVDAGGRRVDRLRAVKQVVDDFIRRRKGDRIGLIVFGQAAFPQAPLTMDHESVRLLLNEVRIGMAGPQTSIGDAIGVAIKMTEHSKSKERLLVLLTDGNDTASNLPPHKAAEIAKQRGITIHTIGIGDPRAQGEQRVDLNALRSIAAATGGRSFRGEDRHGLEGIYRTIDDTTPEKVTRSIYRPKRALFYYPLGAAIALLLGYHLVMMFLTWGQIPNHKHQVPTWMKISNHKKQVRI